One Malassezia restricta chromosome III, complete sequence DNA segment encodes these proteins:
- a CDS encoding RNA polymerase I-specific transcription initiation factor RRN7, translated as MSQQRRVCAVCGSRRFRLIASQLVCDAGHIQRDFRIEAAHDDDGFDTQITTRTRSLNRASQRDSERAEKRQRAHEQRRKIHGRTMYVIPGSFEHFSLSDPDAARLHGPRVMFAIVQAYQLILRKQIEALRKYMGDDCPCMLEAYARDFWAMHVSNHHIPAAPLEAARDAAERRERDVRRIKPECHDSARRGRQRYQDESDVTWRLEPVTLKSTLAIVFLACVMCRVPITLGDMRKHVIMRTLPYLNAIRYLPTSLTDSLSLSDLQFGGLDTNHVPSVMELHRRVVDISSVLQKQCGVMWPEMNAAPVLSRYVHAFMLPSTLYVMSKALLTMLRIDMHVRGAATLTPNAAARAREAQHDKEWLSASCAFSRNTLVPRCVMLMAVLIVAIKLRYGLDGMERQEVSTTVQGRQIYSGAPRQAEWLDAVCALHDTSHSTSSFAPWDTSVDVLTLSEEDMDTYLDFVEDMYLPTHIPASLPLRRRDDVDDLIPCEPPARRERGDWLAYARYMEAQHAERRKQFEAELYAGEPTTECETDIAPGEAYALHTHDPGGTMSRDMHRVLETGMRIVGLDTHPLPTYQPSNTAWTRPHDQDVLLDCVMQLEEALVTTLMRRRRR; from the coding sequence ATGTCGCAACAGCGGCGCGTCTGTGCCGTGTGTGGCAGTCGGCGCTTCCGCCTGATTGCCTCGCAGCTTGTGTGTGATGCGGGGCATATACAGCGTGACTTTCGCATTGAAGCAGCtcatgatgatgatggctTTGATACCCAAATAACGACTCGGACACGTTCTTTGAACCGTGCCTCGCAGCGCGATAGCGAGCGAGCGGAGAAGCGCCAGAGAGCGCATGAACAACGCCGAAAAATTCATGGGCGCACGATGTATGTGATCCCTGGATCTTTCGAGCATTTCTCGTTGTCAGACCCGGATGCCGCACGCCTGCATGGGCCGCGTGTGATGTTTGCCATCGTGCAAGCCTACCAACTGATTCTACGTAAGCAGATTGAGGCCCTGCGCAAGTACATGGGCGATGACTGCCCGTGTATGCTGGAAGCATACGCTCGTGACTTTTGGGCTATGCACGTATCTAACCACCATATACCCGCGGCGCCGTTGGAAGCAGCGCGAGACGCGGCAGAGCGACGagagcgcgacgtgcggcgGATCAAGCCCGAGTGCCATGACTCTGCTCGGCGTGGACGGCAGAGGTACCAGGATGAAAGCGATGTGACGTGGCGCCTAGAGCCTGTCACACTCAAATCGACCTTGGCCATTGTGTTTTTGGCGTGTGTGATGTGTCGTGTCCCCATTACACTCGGGGATATGCGGAAACACGTCATCATGCGTACATTGCCGTACCTCAATGCGATTCGGTATTTGCCCACGTCGCTTACGGATTCGCTGTCGCTTAGCGACCTGCAGTTTGGTGGGCTGGACACGAATCACGTCCCTAGCGTCATGGAGCTGCACCGGCGCGTGGTGGACATAAGCTCGGTCCTGCAAAAGCAATGTGGCGTGATGTGGCCTGAAATGAATGCGGCACCGGTCCTCAGTCGGTACGTCCATGCTTTTATGCTGCCATCGACGTTGTATGTGATGTCCAAGGCACTGCTTACGATGTTGCGCATTGACATGCACGTCCGAGGTGCTGCGACACTGACGCCCAATgccgcggctcgtgcgcgtgaGGCGCAGCATGATAAGGAGTGGCTCTCAGCATCGTGTGCCTTTTCACGCAATACACTTGTGCCGCGGTGTGTGATGCTGATGGCGGTTTTGATTGTTGCCATCAAACTGCGCTACGGACTCGATGGTATGGAGCGGCAGGAAGTGTCTACGACGGTGCAAGGACGCCAGATCTACTCTGGTGCCCCGAGGCAGGCTGAGTGGCTCGATGCCGTATGTGCATTGCATGACACCAGTCATTCGACGAGCTCCTTTGCGCCGTGGGACACCAGTGTAGATGTACTCACTTTGTCAGAAGAGGACATGGACACATACCTTGATTTTGTGGAAGACATGTACTTGCCCACTCATATACCCGCCAGTCTTCCTCTTCGGCGCCGTGATGACGTCGATGACTTGATACCCTGTGAACCAcctgcgcgtcgtgaaCGTGGCGACTGGCTAGCGTATGCGCGATACATggaggcgcagcatgccgagcggCGCAAGCAGTTCGAGGCTGAGTTGTATGCTGGCGAGCCGACGACCGAGTGTGAAACGGATATCGCACCCGGCGAGGCTTATGCcctgcacacgcacgatcCTGGCGGCACGATGTCACGCGATATGCATCGTGTGCTTGAAACAGGGATGCGCATCGTTGGGTTGGACACGCACCCCTTGCCGACGTATCAGCCAAGCAATACGGCATGGACGCGACCGCATGACCAAGACGTCCTGCTGGACTGCGTGATGCAGCTGGAGGAAGCCCTTGTCACGACCCTgatgcgccggcgtcgaAGGTAG